A genomic region of Luteibacter aegosomatissinici contains the following coding sequences:
- the era gene encoding GTPase Era has protein sequence MNDNEFEDNDTLVDDDFRCGYVALAGRPNVGKSTLLNALIGVRLSIVSHRPQTTRHRILGISTKPGGQILYVDTPGLHRGGKRAMNRSLNRAARAAVTEVDLAVQVIEAGRWTDEDAAMYQALSEQKDMPKLLAINKVDLQKDKAAMLPFVADLMQKHPFDDVYYVSALKSKGLAGLEKGILKRLPEQPAIYGEDEITDRSERFLAAEMVREQLMLRLDQELPYATTVEIEAFQDRPDGVAEVHAVIWVERDGQKAIVIGAGGAQLKAIGTSARKAMETMFERKVFLKLWVKVREGWADDENLLKRFGYE, from the coding sequence ATGAACGATAACGAATTCGAAGATAACGATACCCTGGTCGACGACGATTTCCGCTGCGGCTACGTCGCGCTTGCCGGCCGCCCCAACGTGGGCAAGTCGACCTTGCTCAATGCCCTCATCGGCGTGCGGCTTTCGATCGTCAGCCACCGCCCGCAAACCACCCGCCACCGCATTCTCGGCATTTCGACCAAGCCAGGCGGCCAGATCCTGTACGTGGATACGCCCGGCCTGCACCGTGGCGGCAAGCGGGCCATGAATCGCAGCCTGAATCGCGCCGCCCGTGCAGCCGTCACCGAGGTGGACCTTGCCGTGCAGGTGATCGAGGCCGGCCGCTGGACGGATGAGGACGCGGCGATGTACCAGGCGCTCTCCGAGCAGAAGGACATGCCGAAACTGCTGGCCATCAACAAGGTGGACCTGCAGAAGGACAAGGCGGCCATGCTGCCGTTCGTCGCCGACCTGATGCAGAAGCATCCGTTCGATGACGTGTATTACGTCAGCGCGCTGAAGTCCAAGGGTCTTGCCGGGTTGGAAAAGGGCATCCTGAAGCGCCTTCCCGAGCAGCCGGCGATTTACGGCGAGGATGAGATCACCGATCGCAGCGAGCGTTTCCTGGCGGCCGAGATGGTTCGCGAGCAGCTCATGCTTCGCCTCGACCAGGAGTTGCCGTACGCGACCACGGTCGAGATCGAGGCCTTCCAGGATCGCCCGGATGGCGTGGCCGAAGTGCACGCGGTGATCTGGGTGGAGCGCGATGGGCAGAAGGCCATCGTGATCGGTGCGGGTGGCGCGCAGCTCAAGGCGATTGGTACCTCGGCCCGCAAGGCCATGGAGACCATGTTCGAGCGCAAGGTGTTCCTCAAGCTTTGGGTGAAGGTGCGCGAAGGCTGGGCCGACGACGAAAACCTGCTCAAGCGTTTCGGTTACGAATAA
- the recO gene encoding DNA repair protein RecO, with protein sequence MRVEQQPAFVLHARPYRETSLLVECLTRDLGRIGVVARGVRNERARAQRAQLEPFQRIALDLLLKGELATLRSAEPVGTPMRLAGDAGLAGLYLNELVVRLTGRQDPTPDLFDHYEVTLQRMAAGEPLGWTLRRFERDMLDALGYALQMDVGAVDGEPLDPAATYFYDPESGAMPGRPGDPHGLRGSDLLALASDTSPDQAGLAALRRMMRQVITFHLGGGELKAWRVLR encoded by the coding sequence ATGCGCGTCGAACAGCAGCCCGCTTTTGTCCTGCATGCGCGGCCGTATCGCGAGACCTCGTTGCTCGTGGAATGCCTCACGCGCGACCTCGGCCGTATCGGCGTGGTCGCACGCGGCGTGCGCAACGAGCGTGCCCGCGCCCAACGTGCCCAGTTGGAGCCGTTCCAGCGTATTGCGCTGGATCTGCTGCTGAAAGGCGAACTGGCCACCCTGCGATCGGCCGAACCGGTGGGTACGCCGATGCGCCTGGCTGGCGATGCCGGGCTCGCTGGTTTGTATCTCAATGAACTGGTGGTTCGCCTGACCGGGCGGCAGGACCCGACCCCGGATCTGTTCGATCACTACGAAGTAACACTGCAGCGCATGGCGGCGGGTGAGCCGTTGGGCTGGACGTTGCGGCGGTTCGAACGCGACATGTTGGACGCATTGGGGTACGCGCTGCAGATGGACGTGGGTGCGGTCGATGGCGAGCCTCTCGATCCCGCTGCCACGTACTTCTATGACCCCGAATCGGGCGCCATGCCCGGCCGCCCCGGGGACCCCCATGGCCTGCGCGGTTCCGATTTACTCGCCCTCGCCAGCGACACATCGCCAGACCAGGCCGGCCTGGCAGCGCTGCGGCGTATGATGCGGCAGGTGATCACCTTCCACCTGGGTGGCGGCGAGCTGAAAGCCTGGCGGGTGCTGCGGTAG
- a CDS encoding response regulator, whose protein sequence is MDPNRPPPLDRRTLRAVLVADDDPSTRQFLSGALVSLGYDVTLAVDGKDALRHACATKFDALVLDCRMPHGGAMDILRDLREGIDAASAGAPAFATSAEIPGTLRDDLADAGFAGVIEKPCKISALKHALEAVLGVDPRVDVLDDKEGLTATGDAAIMRTLRELLHRELLDLRSELHTLAHDPAGLVDRLHRLRSACGFCGATRLGAQAKALQGHVVDARYMAPAVIERFRRELEATITALAL, encoded by the coding sequence GTGGACCCGAACCGCCCTCCCCCACTTGACCGCCGTACCCTGCGCGCCGTACTGGTCGCGGATGACGACCCCTCCACGCGCCAGTTCCTCTCTGGGGCCCTGGTGTCACTGGGCTATGACGTGACGCTTGCGGTGGATGGCAAGGACGCGCTGCGCCATGCATGCGCCACGAAGTTCGATGCGCTCGTGCTGGATTGCCGAATGCCGCACGGCGGGGCCATGGATATCCTTCGCGACCTCCGGGAAGGCATCGATGCGGCCTCGGCCGGCGCCCCTGCCTTCGCCACCAGCGCGGAGATACCAGGGACACTGCGTGACGATCTCGCCGATGCCGGCTTTGCGGGTGTCATTGAGAAGCCATGCAAGATCAGTGCACTCAAGCATGCACTGGAAGCCGTGCTTGGCGTGGATCCGCGCGTGGACGTGCTGGATGACAAGGAGGGGCTCACGGCAACGGGCGACGCGGCCATCATGCGCACCTTGCGCGAATTGCTGCACAGGGAGCTTCTCGATCTGCGCAGCGAGTTGCATACCCTGGCACACGATCCGGCCGGCCTGGTCGACCGGTTGCACCGCCTGCGCTCGGCATGCGGCTTCTGCGGTGCAACCCGCCTGGGGGCGCAGGCCAAGGCCCTGCAGGGGCATGTCGTGGATGCAAGGTATATGGCGCCCGCCGTGATCGAGCGGTTTCGCCGGGAGCTTGAGGCGACCATTACCGCACTTGCGCTGTAG